One segment of Anopheles stephensi strain Indian chromosome 3, UCI_ANSTEP_V1.0, whole genome shotgun sequence DNA contains the following:
- the LOC118514207 gene encoding probable nuclear transport factor 2: MAINPQYEEIGKGFVTQYYALFDDSTQRPSLVNLYNAELSFMTFEGQQIQGAAKILEKLQSLTFQNIKRVLTAVDSQPMFDGGVLINVLGRLQCDEDPPHAYSQTFVLKPLGGTFFCAHDIFRLNIHNSA, encoded by the coding sequence ATGGCCATTAATCCACAGTACGAGGAAATTGGCAAAGGGTTCGTCACCCAGTACTACGCACTGTTCGACGATTCGACCCAAAGGCCCAGCCTGGTGAACCTGTACAATGCGGAACTATCGTTCATGACGTTCGAGGGGCAACAGATACAGGGCGCCGCCAAGATACTGGAGAAGCTGCAGAGCTTAACGTTTCAAAACATCAAGCGGGTGCTTACGGCGGTCGACTCGCAGCCCATGTTCGACGGGGGCGTACTGATCAACGTGCTCGGCCGGTTGCAGTGTGACGAGGATCCACCGCACGCCTACTCGCAGACGTTCGTGCTGAAGCCGCTCGGAGGAACGTTTTTCTGCGCGCACGACATTTTCCGGCTCAACATTCACAACTCGGCCTGA